TGTTCTTCAGAGGACACTCAGGCGCACACTCGGTCTCTCAAGTGTCCGTCCCCGCTGCAGCTGAAGTGACTGTGGCAATCGAGTCAAAGTGGCGCATGATCCAGGCGATTAATACTATGGCGAATTGTCTCATTTGCCTCCGAGCGACTCATGATGTAAACATTTGGCTTCTTGATTTCATGCAGCTCACACCTGCTCTTTAACATTCACGCCGGGGCCCCGGGGTCGCCGGCtgtaatttcattttcaatttgagGTTTGTTGACAAGGATCTCGTGAACATCACAGCTTTCATTAAAGGGTCCGTTGCTCGtggtgcacttttttttccGTCTctctgaagtgtaaaaaaaaacacttcaaaaagaCACGAAACTTGACGGAGTTGAAACCCGACGAACACAACGCAGGAATAAAACCAACATCTGTTTTACAGGCCCAACAAAACTAATGActggcattttttttatatatatatatatatatatgtatatatatatatcttctgCTCCAGGCTTTACCAATCCATCTGTTGCTATATCAAACCCTAACCCAGTGAAGTGATACTATAAAAGGATGCCAGTGGGAGTGAAGCTTCCACATAGGCACATCTGCAGAGGCAAATACAGCGAGTTACCTTTTCCACTGTAGAGTCTCCTCTTCATCTGCCGCccactgcacacactcacacatgcacacaggttCAGACTTCACAGCTGCAGCCTGGGAAAGAGAGCAATTGTTTGCTTTGCTGTTGATTTGGGTGGATCTTCGCCGCAAAGTATTCCCCCAagtgcatgtaaatgtgtgcaccggcacgtgtgtgtgtgtgtgtgtgtgtgtttgcacctgCGCGTGTTTGTGGACGTGGCGCGAGTGTGCGCGCGGATCAATCCATCAGGGAAACGGGAGGAGTGTTTCCTCCTTCCCTGCGTGTCGTTCCCCAGCCTCATTAGAACCCATTCAGTCAATCAAGCATGAATCCCTAACACAATAACATGCAAAGTGCTTTGTCTGGGTGTAATTGGCCTTGCCAGAGCTGTTTTTCTCAAACGGTTAGCTTCAATCGCCTCTCTCAGGCCGCGGCCAAGAGCCCCTGTCCAAGAAATGCAGCTGGCTGGAGGAGGACGGAGAGATGAATTAGACCAAATGAGCAGGAAAAGAGGTAAAGATAATAAAGGGAAGATTTTAAACGGCAAAATGGGAGGTTGGAGATGGATAAGCCTCCTCTTAGGGTTCATTTTTagaaatgtttatgttgtgtttactAAGTAACTTTGGCTATTTTTCACTACATTTCTcccctgtgttttctgtgtgtgtgtgtgtgtgtgtgtacaaacctatctttgtgaggacattttggctggtccacacaccttttaatgggctttttttgaggattaagacctggttttagggttagggttagaattaggttagggttaggcacttaggtCCCTAGGTGAAGGGTTTGGGAATGCGTTAATgtctgagtgtccacacaaagagtgtgtgtgtgtgtgtgtgtgtgtgtgtgtgtgtgtgtgtgtgtgtgtgtgtgtgtgtgtgtgtgtgtgtgtgtgtgtgcacatcagCACTGTGTGCACTCATCCAGAACTCCTGTCTGTCACAATCACACATGTTCCCCATTACTATGACAAACCAgttgacatcacacacacacacacacacacaccacaaataACCGCACCCATGCATGCAAACAGAAAAGGGTGATGAGAGACGGataacacagaggaggagagagagagagagcgttcgTTATGATGGCTGACACGGCTGACTGACACTTTCCTCCGGAAACAACCCCACAGCCAATAAAGTGAATGTGTGCAGTGACAGTGTTGATTAAGCAGACAGTCGGCGTACAGCGTGTGCATTGTTACACCGTAATGGGTTCACTGATGCAGGGGAAACGCAGTCattgagagtgagagtgtgagtgtgtgagagagagagagagagagagagagagagggaggatagctgcatgtttgtttacatttggatagagtcatgtgatcacatgaaTCAAAGACATGCAGCTGATTTCCAGCCGGGCCAGAACGACGACCTCTGACGTGATCATAAGCAGTCAAGTGCTGCCATCTAGTGCCACAAAAAGAGCCTGTCCTCACAAAAACGTGCAGCAGTGAATGATTCACTTAAgatgtcgttgttgttgttgtttttttaaaggcagcTTGAATCAACAAACCCCACCGCGCTCCCCATGcgtcctcccccccccctcccacctcTCAGCTGCCCCTCGTGTCAATACCTCCGTTTGTTCCGGCAACACCTCGCCCGTGTTTCGCTTGTCTTTTTCGGGGCTCGAAGCAGAGAATTACATGATCCATCCTGTGCTGTTGTTAATGCCGTGAATCAAAAAGGCCTAATTAAATTGCCTAATTGGTTTCCTTGGGAAGggtaaaaacagatttaaattgATTACTGGTAATGGCCTTTTGTGGAACCACATTGGCTTCTGCTGTTTGAGGAGGATTTAGCAAAACCAATTAATTTTCCTCCCTCcgtctccctgtgtctctgtctgggAGATTTTTCATCATGTGGTTTTCCCACTGTCTAATGCCCTCTTCCAtaatcccagaatgcatttctgAATAGATATAATGTggataataaaacataatttatcACGATTGTGGCCTAATTTGGCTAAATACTGTCTTCCTGATAAAGTGAGGGATGTTAAACATCTTGTCTCACTTAATCTCTTCCTGTTCAGTTGACCATGTTTGGTCACATGCTgcagttttaataataatttactaCTTTCATGAGCATGAGTGTTCAGTTgagctgtaaaataaatgacctTTGTCACTAAGATTGGAAGAAACCTGGATGCCACGATTGAATTACATTCCCTGGAAAAACCATGTTAGAGCCTCAACTTTGGGTGACATTAATCCTCAACCTCAATAAGTGTGTTTTACATACAGTGTCTGTGAGTGGGAGCAAAGCAGTATTTGaactaaatataaatgtgtatatcaCAGTATAATAAGTATAGGGcatgaaaatgatgaaacaaACCTTATAGAGTGAAGTTATTAAGAATTAAAGCACATGGAGGTCAAATGATCTTTTTCAAATAAACGTTTAATACGTAAAGGGCAAAGCAGGGAAACCGAAATATGGGCTTAAGATTTAGAAAATGGTGTTGTTTTAAACGATAACGCCATTAtctaaaacaaattaaatacataaacgGATGAACAAACATCTGGTTTACAagtgaagtgtttttaaattgaccatagatgtgagagtgaatggttgtttgtctctactgTCCAGGCTgtcccccccgcgaccctcctgtggaggataaagtggtcgaaaatggatggatggatatttctTTCATCTCTCCTCTTCTGCAGCGTCATTGTCACAGTTTATATGGAAACGGATTATCAGGGCTCGTGTGGATCAAGTGTCATGTGCGATGGGGAGACGTGACGCAGGGATGTTCTTGAGAgcaaaagacagtctgtaaaacaTATTGACAGTAACGGAGATCAGAATACATACAGTCGGGCCGAGATGGTTCTCTAAAATCCATACCACATCAGACGAGGCCTTTCCACCGCAGACGTGTATCATTTCAGTCGTTCTTCTCCTTCTGCCATTAGGTTTcactttatattcatatttcctgCCAGATCTCCTTTAACTTTCACCTCGTCTTCGCCTGTGTCTCCACCTGCGTACGAGGAATCTGAGATAACCTTTCACAAACCGCAGCactaaagaaaataaacctctATCCAGGAAGATAAAAGTGTCATCCAATCCAACAAAAACTCCAAAGACAGCAGCAAGCACTGAAGAGCTAATAATCCATTTCCAAAATGAATTTTCCACTTCTGAAGCTTCCATTTTTTTGTATGTTGAAGGCCAactaaggttttttttttaaaatcataaacacagttgttttcagtgaatcCATTTATGTTCGGCATCAAAGCCAGACATGACATAAAGAAGCTTTGAGAAGTGAAGAATGAAATTGCTTTTTCCAAAAAATATGGGCCCTGTAAAGTTCTCACCCGTCACACAAATTTAAGAAACCGCATAGAAAGTCTGTGCGACATGAAAAGCACTTTATGTGTCATCATTTCCGTGTGCTTATGTGTCGgtgagtcaaagttaggattcattCTAGTGGATGAGTGGtacttgtgcagaagtcacgGTTTCTTCTAtttgttttcacaacaaaatgggggggggggggggaataattTAATCTGATTACCGATAGGTTGTGCTGACCAGGGCCGGCCCGAGGCGTAAGCGAACTAAgcggccaccagggggccccaaatggagtgtgtttttttggtttgtttttttaaacattttaaatgtgacataagtgaatgaatgaattttattatttttcaatttaactTCAGAAAAACCACACtttgtgcttcactttgaatatgaacgtttaaaataaatctgtgccCAAGAGGTCAAGGGGCCCTGAAGCCCAAgccccaaatcaaattctgcttaggggCCCCCTAAAGGCTCGGGCCGGCACTGGTGctgacaaacagaggactcctctaAAGTCACACCTCACAAGTATgtcattcatttgcattttaagcTCCGCCTCACAATGCATCACACACTCTCTGGGCTATATTTGTCTGTAGAAACCTGGCAGGTCAAGCTATATGATTTATATTCCATCACTTTTAAAAGTGCTGTGTCGACATTCCATCCTCCGTCCACGAAGCGTCTTGAACTTGAACTTCATTTATAAATGAacaattcaaaataaacagaatcacaaacactgcaatcttatcttatcttgtttaTTTACAGCCATCATGCAAACGCTTTCAAATAAAAGAGCACCAGATACTCTCATAGTTAGTCCCAACCAACGTCcaaggaacaacaacaacaacaacattattttgTTCCATAACTCCGTTCCCTTTGTGAAATTAAAGTCAATTTTGCGTCATTATGTGTCACTTTCCTCCTCATCGACGAGGGAAAATCCTGGACCTGGAAATccaataaacataaacaacagcCAGTGAATGGACAATAAAGGCcgacatctgcacacacacacacacacacactcaaatttAAAAAGATTGGAAAGATTGTGGATTTTCTTCTCACCTTCTCAGACCAGGGGGTAGCTGGCTGCAGTTGCGATGCCACACTGGTTGTTTCTGTTCCGGGTCATCATGATGTATCCCTTGGTTCCCCAGCCTGTGCCCCAGCTACAGAAACACATCATGCATCATGTTTACCCAGAACAATACAAGGAGAGCAACTGTGTAATATTGGCGTCCACAGGTGTGGTGGACATGTGTGATATGACTCAAACAGCAAACTGGAGAACACTGTGGATCCTGTGGTTTGAAAATATACTGaatgtccaccagagggcgacttTGTAAATAGGGGCTTGGTTGCAGGTGAAGTCGgtgaggcttcaaaacaggactTAAGATTATTATGGGTCACAATGGAGGAGTGTTTCAGATTGGCACAGATTGTGTAATTTTTCCAGAAAAAAGCTCTGCTACCTTGCAATGAAATGAccaatgtgatgtgtttttgttttgttttgtttgctgcaaGAAGCTGACAACATCCTGGCTGAGCTCAATTTGTatataaaatgtcttaaatgacTGTCGGCAGGAGAGCAGCCTGTTCTTACCTGTTCTTGATAAGCCAGTAGTCGTGTCCACCTTCGCTGCCGTAACCCACAGCCAGTACACCGTGGTCCAATTCTGTGCTGCTGCACTCAGGCTCAAAATACActcctaaaaacacacacacacacacacacagaggcataaAATGATATCTAGAGCTccaactaacgattcttttcataatcgattcatctgtcgattattttctcgattaatcgtttggtccataaaatatcagaaaaaaacttaaaaaatgttgaacggtggtcgtcaaacctggaaatgatgttgttcTCATATGTCTTGTTGTTATAGAAAatgctcacatttaagaagcttaaacaatcggaaatcttttctttttaatcatgaggaaaaagctttgaaccaaatgaatcgattatcaaaatagttgtcgattcatttaataatcgcttcatcgattaattgtttcagctctaatgatGTCACACATTGTGTCCTGTGCTTGGTTAAGAACAGTATTACAGCAAAGAATTGCTCACCTGATTCATAAAGCTGGAAGGACGCATGGCCAGCATCGATGCCCACAGACACGGGTCCAATGGTGGCCACAGCCTCTTTCAGGGATTCCTCGTCGCCCTGTTTCACGTCGACGTAGCCCGTGCATGTTGCACCGACGGTGGCAGGGTTGTATCGGCACTGTCCGTCCTAACACAGAGAGCTTTTTACTGTGTTGACACATCACGCTTATAAGTTATATGACCACAGATTGTACTGAATGTCTGTCAGGAGATAGTTGTGTCCACAAGATGGCAGTATTGTTTCTCTTGTTTACCTCGGCCTCATATGGGTAAGATTCCTCGGTGTCAATGCCACCATTTGCTTGAATGTATCTGAAGGCCTGGTCCATTAATCCTCCCATGCATCCCATGTTGCCGTAGTCACCAGAGCAGTCGACCAGCTGCTGCTCGCTCAGGGACACCAGTTTCCCAGTCTTCC
This genomic interval from Solea solea chromosome 18, fSolSol10.1, whole genome shotgun sequence contains the following:
- the ctsl.1 gene encoding cathepsin L.1; amino-acid sequence: MKLLLVAAAVLAVASCAAISLEDLEFHAWKLKFGRSYGSPSEEAHRRQTWLNNRRLVLVHNILADQGIKSYRLGMTFFADMENEEYRHLISQGCLGTFNASKPRTGSAFLRLPEGNDLPAAVDWRDKGYVTDVKDQKQCGSCWAFSTTGSLEGQTFRKTGKLVSLSEQQLVDCSGDYGNMGCMGGLMDQAFRYIQANGGIDTEESYPYEAEDGQCRYNPATVGATCTGYVDVKQGDEESLKEAVATIGPVSVGIDAGHASFQLYESGVYFEPECSSTELDHGVLAVGYGSEGGHDYWLIKNSWGTGWGTKGYIMMTRNRNNQCGIATAASYPLV